One window of Trichoderma breve strain T069 chromosome 3, whole genome shotgun sequence genomic DNA carries:
- a CDS encoding dynactin p62 family domain-containing protein, translating to MSPSTPYTYIQCPCSDQTVSGPGGALSDPEENEAFDPKAPRSNYSLYPLEYLLYCEDCQQIRCPRCVTEESVTYYCPNCLFEVPSSNLRSEGNRCTRSCYQCPVCIGPLQVGAIQPTTDANLLPTQYQTNPTGGPYALFCQYCNWTSTEIGIEFDRPSGIYNQLSKVNNGGQPKLTLRDVKDRRKDNPDEPPVPDDQVDSDLQFANLKAFYQTQLSESNTSIRGLPLHDGLGFSSPAALTRIMSLYTGRGHQGRLQQGPADIMREALGTNDGLKIANLDESKDIKKLIDGGWGVTASLEQRSEQPTEPARFEDELRPIAYLLRSKRSKRCPSCRHIISKPEAKVVSTRFKIRLVAKSYIPTITIRPLNPTATPVPVTYRPMVQEEAPLKPHQAYHFVVTFKNPLFDNIKVTLASPPKTPGRFSSRVTVLCPQFEVDANTDMWDDALKDDEKDRSRKADEGPEVGKIWEKGRNWVSIVLEVIPASLRIDQLEKKGNDSIDTSPLKKGEDLLEIPMFVRMEWESETQADMDGPPSKDKETREKRELAYWCVLGVGRISHE from the exons ATGTCGCCTTCGACCCCGTACACGTACATCCAATGCCCTTGCTCGGATCAGACTGTTTCCGGTCCAGGAGGTGCGCTGTCAGATCCTGAGGAGAACGAAGCATTCGATCCAAAAGCCCCGCGGTCAAACTACAGCTTATACCCCCTCGAATACCTCCTCTACTGCGAAGACTGTCAGCAAATCCGCTGTCCGCGATGCGTAACAGAAGAATCGGTGACATACTATTGCCCCAATTGCCTGTTTGAGGTGCCTAGCAGTAACCTGCGCAGCGAGGGCAACAG ATGTACGAGAAGCTGCTATCAGTGTCCGGTCTGTATTGGCCCTCTCCAAGTTGGAGCTATCCAACCTACCACGGATGCGAATCTTCTCCCGACACAGTATCAAACAAACCCCACCGGTGGCCCGTATGCGCTCTTCTGTCAATATTGCAACTGGACATCAACCGAAATCGGCATTGAGTTCGATCGGCCCAGCGGAATATATAATCAACTCTCCAAAGTGAACAACGGAGGCCAACCCAAGCTCACCTTAAGAGATGTTAAAGATAGGCGGAAAGACAACCCGGACGAACCGCCTGTGCCTGACGACCAAGTTGATTCCGACTTGCAATTTGCCAACCTGAAGGCCTTTTATCAGACACAGTTGTCAGAATCCAATACGTCAATACGTGGGCTTCCGTTGCATGATGGATTGGGTTTCTCGTCTCCTGCCGCTCTGACTCGCATCATGTCCCTATATACTGGCCGTGGTCATCAGGGTCGTTTGCAGCAAGGACCGGCAGATATTATGCGTGAGGCACTCGGCACCAACGACGGTCTCAAAATTGCGAATCTGGACGAGTCAAAAGATATAAAGAAGCTCATTGACGGAGGATGGGGCGTCACCGCGTCACTTGAACAGCGAAGCGAGCAGCCCACAGAGCCTGCACGATTCGAGGACGAGCTTCGGCCAATTGCATATCTTCTCCGCAGCAAGCGGTCAAAACGttgtccttcttgtcgcCACATTATATCCAAACCAGAGGCGAAAGTGGTGTCTACGAGATTCAAAATCCGCCTCGTTGCCAAGTCATATATACCAACAATCACGATTCGGCCGCTCAATCCCACAGCTACACCTGTGCCGGTAACATATAGGCCCATGGTCCAGGAAGAAGCACCACTCAAGCCACATCAAGCGTATCATTTCGTTGTCACCTTTAAGAATCCTCTTTTTGACAATATCAAGGTTACCTTGGCCTCACCACCTAAAACACCAGGTCGCTTCTCCAGTAGAGTTACCGTGCTGTGTCCGCAATTTGAGGTTGACGCCAACACTGACATGTGGGATGATGCCctcaaagatgatgaaaaagacCGAAGTCGAAAGGCAGACGAAGGCCCCGAAGTGGGCAAGATTTGGGAGAAGGGGCGCAACTGGGTGAGCATCGTGCTGGAGGTTATCCCGGCATCTTTGCGAATCGATCAGTTagaaaagaagggcaacGACAGCATTGACACCAGCCCGCTCAAAAAGGGCGAAGACCTGCTTGAGATCCCCATGTTTGTTCGCATGGAGTGGGAGTCTGAAACGCAGGCCGACATGGATGGACCACCgagcaaggacaaggaaacgagagagaagcgagaaCTGGCATACTGGTGCGTGCTCGGCGTTGGGCGCATCAGTCACGAATGA
- a CDS encoding ribosomal protein s7e domain-containing protein, with protein sequence MSAINKIAANSPSRQNPSELEQNIAQALFDLETNTADLKVALRPLQIVSAREIEVGHGKKAIVIFVPVPSLQGFHRVQQRLTRELEKKFSDRHVLILASRRILPRPKRSARSRNTQKQKRPRSRTLTAVHDAILADLTYPVEIVGKRIRTKEDGSKTLKVILDEKERGGVDYRLDTYSEVYRRLTGRNVNFEFPQTGNAEF encoded by the exons ATGAGCGCCATTAACAAGATCGCCGCCAACAGCCCCTCGAGGCAAAACCCCTCCGAGCTTGAGCAGAACATTGCTCAGGCTCTCTTCGACCTCGAGACCAACACTGCCGACCTCAAGGTTGCCCTGCGACCTCTGCAGATCGTCTCTGCCCGTGAG ATCGAAGTTGGCCACGGCAAGAAGGCTATTGTCATCTTTGTCCCCGTCCCTTCCCTGCAGGGCTTCCACCGTGTTCAGCAGCG CCTGACCCgtgagctggagaagaagttctCCGACCGCCACGTCCTCATCCTGGCTTCTCGCCGCATCCTGCCCCGCCCCAAGCGCTCTGCCCGCTCCCGCAACAcccagaagcagaagcgccCTCGTTCCCGCACTCTGACTGCTGTCCACGACGCCATCCTGGCTGATCTCACCTATCCCGTTGAGATCGTCGGCAAGCGTATCCGCACCAAGGAGGACGGCAGCAAGACCCTCAAGGTCATCCTTGACGAGAAGGAGCGTGGTGGTGTTGACTACAGACTCGACACCTACTCTGAGGTCTACCGACGATTGACTGGCCGCAACGTCAACTTCGAGTTCCCCCAGACCGGTAACGCCGAGTTCTAG
- a CDS encoding WSC domain-containing protein, with protein MIGILLLALAGVARVIGQVTHNTGEFSYQGCSSIDPACFGEPVVFPNGPLTPETCQLACRGHQFAALLPDCCRCGDDPNGVHPTDEAKCDYPCMGDSTRGMCGSICPENSPVVANVYTRVTPTQSPVYGQPTSIQSSVAAAETSCSSADASSAGEPQQSSQRITPEGPAPEAPTSFGNPASGNPAATVVPTSNSPATQAAQESPCSTQANTGLSTPSQGPLTPPGNAPEPKTYSDPRQQVPNATPASNPPGYSSDCQPSQPDSYSDGHGAGETPAGYTSADNCQPAGSPALSPVVSESTLWPFPSKKPEGSPPAPSHVPASDSPCGVIPPLSSIGGFVLLAAMIM; from the exons ATGATAGGCATTCTTCTACTCGCTCTTGCTGGCGTGGCCCGTGTTATCGGTCAAGTCACGCACAATACGGGCGAGTTCTCCTATCAAGGCTGCTCTTCCATTGATCCAGCCTGCTTCGGAGAGCCAGTCGTATTTCCAAATGGCCCTTTAACTCCTGAGACGTGCCAACTCGCCTGCAGAGGCCACCagtttgctgctcttctccccgA ctgctgccgctgtggTGATGATCCGAACGGTGTTCATCCAACCGACGAAGCAAAATGCGACTATCCATGCATGGGAGACAGCACCCGTGGCATGTGTGGGAGCATTTGTCCAGAGAACTCCCCTGTAGTTGCCAACGTCTACACGCGAGTCACGCCGACCCAGAGTCCGGTTTACGGACAACCAACAAGCATTCAGTCCTctgttgctgcagcagagaCCTCGTGCTCATCTGCCGATGCTTCATCAGCTGGAGAGCCTCAGCAGTCCTCTCAACGTATCACACCGGAAGGACCAGCACCAGAAGCTCCAACCTCATTCGGAAACCCTGCGTCTGGGAATCCGGCGGCTACGGTTGTCCCAACCTCTAACTCTCCAGCAACCCAAGCGGCTCAAGAATCTCCATGCTCTACTCAAGCCAACACAGGATTGAGCACACCCTCACAAGGGCCTCTGACACCACCCGGCAACGCTCCAGAGCCCAAGACGTATTCTGATCCCAGACAGCAAGTTCCAAATGCGACACCCGCCTCCAACCCACCAGGTTATTCGTCAGATTGCCAGCCATCGCAGCCAGATTCTTACTCTGATGGGCATGGCGCTGGAGAAACTCCTGCAGGATACACCTCGGCAGACAATTGTCAGCCTGCTGGTAGCCCAGCTCTATCGCCGGTAGTTTCTGAGAGCACTCTTTGGCCATTTCCAAGCAAGAAACCGGAAGGCAGTCCTCCCGCTCCTTCTCATGTTCCAGCCTCAGATTCGCCTTGTGGTGTCATCCCTCCTCTTTCAAGCATCGGAGGATTTGTCCTATTGGCGGCAATGATTATGTAG
- a CDS encoding cofilin/tropomyosin-type actin-binding protein domain-containing protein — MQSGISASEELQKAFSSLLATPSDFALLVTIQGESLVPVETIAGKSSDFGQNLSVLEPFVKPDVALYAILRRYDDTPKFVAVTYVPDAAKVRQKMLFASTRLTLVRELGTEHFRETPFMTMAKELTADGFKAHDAHNALAAPLTEEEKSLGEIKRAEQEAGSGTAIREIHLAQSLNMPVNEDAIAAMKEVAEGQKAAATLKINAATERVELAPETPNSNSLTELIKSISTVEPRFTFYRFTHTHDGAEQTPILFIYTCPATAGNKAIKNRMLYPLMKRAVLTIAEQEAGINIEKKFEVEDPSEITEEEVLNDLHPKKVASSGFSRPKRPGR, encoded by the exons ATGCAGTCTGGAATCTCAG CCTCCGAGGAGCTCCAGAAGGCGTTCAGCTCGCTGCTCGCGACGCCCTCCGACTTTGCCCTGCTTGTAACGATCCAGGGCGAATCCCTGGTTCCCGTTGAGACGATCGCGGGCAAATCCTCCGACTTTGGACAGAACCTGTCTGTGCTGGAGCCGTTCGTCAAGCCAGACGTCGCCCTCTATGCCATCCTCCGCCGCTACGACGACACGCCCAAGTTTGTTGCCGTGACATACGTTCCAGATGCCGCCAAAGTCCGCCAGAAGATGCTGTTCGCCTCGACACGGCTGACGCTGGTGCGAGAGCTGGGCACAGAGCACTTCCGCGAGACGCCCTTCATGACCATGGCCAAGGAATTGACAGCGGACGGATTCAAGGCCCACGATGCGCACAATGCCCTGGCAGCGCCCCTGACCGAAGAGGAGAAGTCGCTGGGCGAGATCAAGAGGGCAGAGCAGGAAGCTGGATCGGGCACTGCCATCCGAGAAATCCATCTCGCCCAGAGCTTGAACATGCCGGTCAACGAGGATGCCATTGCGGCAATGAAGGAGGTTGCCGAGGGGCAAAAGGCCGCGGCGACACTG AAAATTAACGCGGCTACCGAAAGAGTAGAGCTGGCACCCGAAACccccaactccaactccCTCACCGAGCTCATCAAGAGTATCTCTACTGTCGAGCCACGATTCACCTTTTATCGGTTTACCCATACCCATGATGGAGCAGAACAGACACCAATCCTCTTCATCTATACTTGCCCTGCGACGGCTGGaaacaaggccatcaagaacAGGATGCTGTACCCCCTGATGAAGCGTGCTGTTCTCACCATCGCCGAGCAAGAGGCCGGTATCAACATTGAGAAGAAGTTTGAGGTGGAAGACCCCAGTGAGATTACCGAGGAGGAAGTCTTGAACGATCTCCATCCCAAGAAGGTGGCTTCATCAGGTTTCAGCAGGCCCAAGCGCCCTGGCAGGTAG
- a CDS encoding mitochondrial carrier protein domain-containing protein: MPRDGSKQPPSAATNLIAGGGAGMMEALACHPLDTIKVRMQLSRRARMPGAPRRGFIKTGVEVVKKETPLALYKGLGAVLTGIVPKMAIRFTSFEWYKQLLADKTTGTVSGRGTFLAGLAAGVTEAVAVVTPMEVIKIRLQAQHHSMADPLDIPKYRNAAHALYTVVKEEGFGALYRGVSLTALRQGSNQAVNFTAYSYFKQWLKDYQPQYTDGNLPSWQTTIIGLVSGAMGPLSNAPIDTIKTRLQKTPAEFGTTAWTRITTITSDMFKQEGFHAFYKGITPRIMRVAPGQAVTFTVYEYLKSKLEKSNLAFVGGKYEE, from the exons ATGCCTAGAGACGGCAGTAAACAACCGCCCTCGGCGGCGACAAACCTCATCG ctggtggtggcgcCGGTATGATGGAAGCTCTCGCATGCCACCCTCTTG ACACAATCAAAGTGCGAATGCAGCTCTCTCGTCGTGCACGAATGCCCGGCGCCCCCCGCCGCGGCTTCATCAAAACCGGTGTAGAGGTTGTAAAAAAGGAAACTCCTCTCGCCCTGTACAAGGGCCTCGGCGCCGTCTTGACGGGCATTGTTCCTAAAATGGCTATCCGATTCACATCATTTGAATGGTATAAGCAGCTCCTCGCCGATAAAACCACCGGCACCGTCTCAGGACGAGGAACATTTCTGGCTGGTCTCGCTGCCGGTGTGACAGAAGCCGTGGCTGTCGTGACACCCATGGAGGTCATCAAGATCCGTCTGCAGGCGCAACATCACTCAATGGCTGATCCACTGGATATTCCAAAATACAGAAACGCCGCGCATGCTCTGTACACCGTCGTCAAGGAGGAAGGCTTCGGAGCGCTATACCGTGGAGTCAGCTTAACAGCCTTAAGACAAGGCTCCAACCAAGCCGTCAACTTCACGGCATACTCTTACTTTAAGCAGTGGCTCAAGGACTACCAGCCTCAGTACACCGACGGTAACTTGCCCAGCTGGCAGACAACCATCATCGGTCTCGTGAGTGGCGCCATGGGTCCTCTCAGCAACGCCCCCATCGACACCATCAAGACTCGTCTGCAAAAGACGCCGGCTGAGTTTGGCACCACCGCTTGGACAAGGAtaaccaccatcaccagcgaCATGTTCAA GCAAGAAGGTTTCCACGCTTTCTACAAGGGCATCACGCCCCGCATCATGCGCGTTGCACCCGGCCAGGCCGTCACCTTTACCGTCTACGAGTATCTCAAGTCCAAGCTAGAAAAGAGTAACCTGGCCTTTGTCGGTGGCAAATATGAGgagtaa
- a CDS encoding WD domain, g-beta repeat domain-containing protein: protein MESLSTSPGREPTSLSSLSRAHYDHSSTADAVVTASLTSTATSPSPSPSLSTSTVNTLPSTSVSVSVPALDPASVATSNPVSAHQSLSQQPPSRDNCERRREGEEEVPSKGLVKMPFDLVGKTLSPFLKEHIPDQYAPVGKNLKRDDQTGTGNALVNIKDPNTKYCYRHRPDSKCRRAADETKMGTIQRELNSLSSADQEAITHVWSLFSAAPAKHRELMLQGIITQCCFPQLSTVSREVQEQLKIDFIATLPVELSYKILCYLDTVSLCKAAQCGWGLPLLERKKLMAWSRHQQTAHPNPSNRAAETSAEPASAPAQGSNKRAMVVRDDSGAKRSRVNKSGNGRAQLDEERKFRPWKDVYRDRYKVGYNWKTGRCSIKTFKGHENGITCLQFDHNILATGSYDTTIKIWNVETGECIRTLRGHTSTIRTLQFDDAKLISGSFDKTIKIWNWHTGECISTLQGHTDGVLSIHFDGCKLVSGSIDKTVKIFSFDTKQTWTLRGHSDWVNHVRLDSASRTVFSASDDLSVKLWDLDSKQCIKTFLGHVGQVQQILLMPPDFEPDEDPNADKTDAASASSGRGDSPTPLPDQTSDQRAAFGSGFVSDPSRPLPPRYMLTGGLDNTVRLWDIATGKCIRSMFGHVEGIWGLVGDTLRVVTGANDSMTKVWEPRSGKCERSFTGHAGPVTCVGLSDSRMASGSEDGEVRLYSFEGTSLEERGTPS from the exons cgttCCTGCTCTTGACCCTGCTTCTGTCGCTACCTCCAATCCCGTTTCTGCCCATCAGTCCTTGTCGCAGCAGCCGCCATCGAGAGACAACTGCGAGCGACGCCGCGAGGGTGAGGAAGAAGTCCCCTCCAAGGGTCTCGTCAAGATGCCCTTCGACCTCGTTGGCAAGACTTTAAGTCCCTTTCTCAAGGAGCACATCCCCGACCAGTATGCTCCCGTTGGCAAGAATCTCAAGAGAGACGACCAGACCGGCACTGGCAATGCCTTGGTCAATATTAAGGATCCCAATACCAAGTACTGCTATCGCCATCGCCCCGATTCAAAGTGTCGTCGAGCCGCAGATGAGACCAAGATGGGAACCATTCAACGG GAGCTCAACAGCCTCTCATCCGCCGATCAGGAAGCAATTACCCACGTCTGGTCTTTGTTCTCtgccgccccagccaaacATCGCGAACTGATGCTGCAGGGCATCATCACCCAATGCTGCTTCCCTCAGCTCTCGACCGTCTCCCGCGAAGTCCAAGAACAACTCAAGATCGATTTCATCGCCACCTTGCCCGTAGAATTATCGTACAAGATCTTGTGTTATTTAGATACCGTGTCGTTGTGTAAAGCTGCGCAG TGTGGCTGGGGTCTGCCGCTATTAGAGCGGAAAAAGCTCATGGCATGGAGCCGGCATCAACAGACGGCGCACccaaatccatccaatcGCGCCGCCGAAACTTCTGCTGAGCCCGCCTCAGCTCCCGCCCAAGGTTCCAACAAAAGGGCCATGGTGGTCCGCGACGACAGCGGGGCCAAGAGATCACGGGTCAACAAATCGGGCAACGGTCGGGCGCAACTCGACGAGGAGCGAAAGTTTCGACCATGGAAGGATGTGTATAGGGATCGTTACAAGGTTGGATATAACTGGAAGACAGGACGCTGTTCCATCAAGACATTCAAGGGCCATGAGAACGGGATCACCTGCCTGCAATTCGACCACAACATCTTGGCGACCGGATCCTACGACACAACCATCAAGATTTGGAATGTCGAGACGGGAGAATGCATCCGCACGCTGCGTGGACACACCTCGACGATTAGGACCCTGCAGTTCGACGACGCCAAGCTAATCAGCGGAAGCTTCGACAAGACGATCAAGATCTGGAACTGGCACACGGGCGAATGCATCAGTACACTCCAGGGCCACACAGACGGTGTGCTCTCCATCCACTTCGATGGGTGCAAGCTCGTTTCGGGATCTATCGACAAGACGGTCAAGATCTTCAGCTTCGATACCAAGCAAACCTGGACGCTACGGGGCCATTCCGACTGGGTCAACCATGTGCGCCTCGACTCCGCATCTCGCACcgtcttctcagcctccgACGACCTCTCTGTCAAGCTGTGGGACCTAGATTCGAAGCAATGTATAAAGACTTTCTTGGGCCATGTCGGACAAGTGCAGCAAATCTTGCTGATGCCGCCAGACTTTGAGCCTGACGAGGACCCCAACGCTGACAAGACCGATGCTGCATCAGCGAGCAGCGGACGGGGCGATTCCCCAACACCTCTTCCAGACCAGACATCCGACCAGCGTGCTGCGTTTGGCTCCGGCTTCGTGTCGGATCCTTCCAGGCCTTTGCCTCCTCGCTACATGCTTACCGGTGGCCTCGATAACACGGTCCGACTGTGGGACATTGCCACGGGCAAATGCATCCGCAGCATGTTTGGTCACGTCGAGGGCATCTGGGGCTTGGTGGGCGACACTCTCCGTGTCGTCACCGGTGCCAATGATTCTATGACCAAGGTCTGGGAGCCTCGTTCCGGCAAGTGTGAGCGCAGCTTCACTGGCCACGCTGGCCCAGTGACTTGCGTCGGGCTGAGCGATAGCCGCATGGCAAGTGGCagcgaggatggagaagttCGCCTGTACAGCTTCGAAGGCACCAGCTTGGAGGAAAGGGGAACGCCGTCTTAG